Below is a genomic region from Bartonella harrusi.
TCCTACAGTATGGTGATATAATATACCATCTATGTATATTAAAAATATAATGGCCGTTTATGCCTAATTTCGGTTTTTTGTACCAACAAGATAGAGAAATATGAAATTCAACGAAAGATTCTGTACAGAACTTGCTCATAAAATCTATAAAATGAATTATAGAAGTGATCAGCAGAAAAAACTTATTTTTAAGAAAAATCAATCTATTAATTAGACTCGTGGTGGTTAGGAATCTTTATTCTTTAAAATAGGGGGGACATAATAAGCCAGAATATCATTATATTTACTAGCTCTCAAGGTTGCGATAATTCTCGCATTTAGACGGTTTATAAGAGTTATTTTCATTATTTTTTAAGAATTTTTGCCCATACACTACTCAACTTGGAAGCTACAAAGGAATTGCTTTTTTTGATTCAACATGATTTGAAATGAGAGAAGCTTACGATATTCGATGGGTTAATTGAAGTTGCAAAACAGTAAAATATCATTTTAGACCAATATGTTATTTTAAAAAAGCCGCAAGTTTTATCGCTTCACTGAACAAGTGAAAGGAAGAAGATTGTTTATTTTTTATAAAGCAATGACATACTATGAGAATAATTTATATTTCGTAGTCTAATAGGTTCAAGAAATGTAAAAGATGCTGCATATCTGATGTCCATAAACAAATCTTACAAGATTTGTTCGTAAGGAAAAATGATATTGAGAAATATTGCTCCACACTCGATGTATTCTAACACCAACGACCTTTAACAATCTTAAAAAACACTTATATCTTATCACTTAAAAAGACAAGCGCTCGTGAGATTCTTATTGCAAGAAAACTATTGCTTCTAAAAGAATCTCTAACCTATCTCTATTGAGAAAATAAACAAAAAACAACAAGAAGAGTAAAAATTACCGCTCACACCAGCAGAACACTCCTGAGATGTTACACAGATACCATTGCAGATGCAATTTTAAGAACGTTTAAACAAAAACATACTATTTTATTTAAGCATTCCGACCGTTAGTGATCAAACCTTCTCTTTGCGCACGTTTACGAGCAAGCTTACGTGTACGACGAACAGCTTCAGCTTTTTCACGAGCACGCTTTTCAGATGGTTTTTCATAATACCCACGCATCTTCATTTCTCGGAAAATGCCTTCACGCTGCATTTTTTTCTTCAACGCACGCAGCGCTTGATCAACATTGTTATCACGAACGAGTACTTGCACGATCTATCCTGCTTTGTTTCATTGTCACAAATAATAGGTAAAAACCCAGCCCTTTTTAAAGTCATTCTTAAAAGGACATACGCTGAAAAACATATATCACATAAATAAGGTACTTGTCTACATTGCTTTTTAAAATTCTATTCTTCTCACTAGGAAATGTTGTTTATAATACATGATTAAGTTTACAAATATATGCTTATGAAAGTCCCTGTATCTGATCATTTTTGTCAAGATGAATTTTTTCAGCGGCAGGAAAATGTGGTAAACCAGGCATGGTCATGATATCTCCGCAAATGACAACAATAAAGCCAGCGCCTGCTAAGAGGCGGACTTCTCGTATAGGAATTTCAAAATCAACAGG
It encodes:
- the rpsU gene encoding 30S ribosomal protein S21 yields the protein MQVLVRDNNVDQALRALKKKMQREGIFREMKMRGYYEKPSEKRAREKAEAVRRTRKLARKRAQREGLITNGRNA